AGATCGCGCATAACGATCTGTTTTTCTTCGTTTGACATCAATCGTACAGGGCAGCGTTCGGGCGCAACGACCGAGAGCGGATGATTACTGAACGTGAATACGAGCGATGTGCCGCCGATCTCACGTGCACGCGCTACCGCTGCACCGATGACTTGTTGATGTCCTCTGTGAACACCGTCAAACGTTCCGAGCGCAATGCAGATATTCGCATATTTATCTTTTAATTGACTAAGCTCCGTACAAAGTTCCAATTATTTTCACCTCTTACTACTATTCCCCATCGGCCGATAAATGGAATACCTTCTCAGGTATCAGTCTTGTTCCATTTTCGGACACGCGGGCAATCCCCACGAATCGGTCACCAATATAAACGCGGACACGGTTTGCGTGACATTTGATAATGCCGACAGTGCGTCCGTTTTCAAATGCGATGCCGTCCGTAGTCGTCAGCTGTACAGATGGGATGTCCGAGAGCACTTGATCCATTTGAAGAAGTGCGTTCTCACCAAGTTTGGCAAGTTCTTCTAACGTCTTGGCAGAATCCAAAGCGAACTTTCCCGCTCTCGTTCGAAGAAGGAAAGAAAGTACGGTCGGAATACCGAGTTTCTCACCAATATCGATGCACAGCGTACGAATATACGTTCCTTTCGAGCAATCTACGTCGATGACGATCGCATCATCACGTCGCTCGATGAGCGTAATTTTATGAATACGAACAGGCCTTGGTGTACGCTCGATCTCTTTGCCTTCACGTGCCAATTCGTATAATTTTTTTCCGTTTATCTTGATAGCAGAGTACATCGGTGGCAGCTGCTCAATGTCCCCCTCAAAGGAGTTGAGCACCGCTACGATCTCTTCCTCGGTTGGCATCGTATACGCCATTCGACAAATCTCATTGCCAGTGTCATCACCTGTATCGGACGACCAGCCGAATGTGATCTCTGCACGATATGCTTTATCATCTTTATCAAGATATTCTATCAATCTCGTCGCCATCCCCAATCCGACAGGCAATACCCCTGCTGCCGATGGGTCAAGCGTTCCCGTATGACCGACACGTTTTAATCCATACATTCTTCGTACAGCAGAAACGATATCGTGAGATGTCATTCCGGGCGGTTTTAACACGTTCAAAAATCCTTGCGTCATCACTTGCCTACTTCCGGCATAATAACAGCCAATAATTTTTCTCGTGCTTCTTCTATCGAGCCTTCGATGGAGCATCCTGCCGCACGCGCATGTCCGCCGCCGCCGAATGCATAGCAATTCGGCTGACATCAACAGTACGCGAACGCATACTGACTTTGACAGAAGAATCATCTCTTTGTTTGATCATCACAGCAACATCGACGCCTTCGATCTTGCGCGGATACGTAATAAGCTCGTCCGTGCTTTCATCATTTGCAAGCAT
The sequence above is drawn from the Selenomonadales bacterium genome and encodes:
- the truB gene encoding tRNA pseudouridine(55) synthase TruB, encoding MTQGFLNVLKPPGMTSHDIVSAVRRMYGLKRVGHTGTLDPSAAGVLPVGLGMATRLIEYLDKDDKAYRAEITFGWSSDTGDDTGNEICRMAYTMPTEEEIVAVLNSFEGDIEQLPPMYSAIKINGKKLYELAREGKEIERTPRPVRIHKITLIERRDDAIVIDVDCSKGTYIRTLCIDIGEKLGIPTVLSFLLRTRAGKFALDSAKTLEELAKLGENALLQMDQVLSDIPSVQLTTTDGIAFENGRTVGIIKCHANRVRVYIGDRFVGIARVSENGTRLIPEKVFHLSADGE